One Dermacentor albipictus isolate Rhodes 1998 colony unplaced genomic scaffold, USDA_Dalb.pri_finalv2 scaffold_24, whole genome shotgun sequence DNA window includes the following coding sequences:
- the LOC139052481 gene encoding uncharacterized protein, whose translation MVICAVVGCSNRTCWAKSTNTNFFRLPKIIGHQGDRTRELSAKRRGLWLARIKRADLNTERTGIRVCGAHFVKGRPSKLWQEADPDWAPTLLLGYSAKRGDPGRHARAAKRRNQARAAQARHAAEAAEATNPDDLTASQLPAPRTDDEVGVEDGEKGIVVQTDMTMGDLEALEKECVSLNESLYAARNENKLLELTEDALKCSDRKVAYYTGMANFTILYALFGVIERFVSHNAKNSLPKFQEFLLFIMKLKLNLQITDLAFRFNVSDATVSRIFDKWLHAAYCRLKSQIVWPQRSALQRTMPQAFYDSFGENVAVIIDCFEIKIERPSSFLPRSETWSQYKGSNTAKYLIGIAPHGIVNFISEGWGGRTSDRHITEHCGLLDNLLPGDVVLADRGFNVSESVGFYCAKLHVPAYTKGKKQLSAADVLSTRKLANVRIHVERVIGLIRNKYVILKATLPIDYVVGRPGDNLTPLDKIVTVCCALSNLCPSIVASLRECNGD comes from the exons ATGGTTATCTGCGCAGTTGTTGGATGCTCCAACCGCACTTGTTGGGCGAAATCAACGAATACAAACTTTTTTCGTCTTCCAAAGATCATCGGACATCAAGGTGACCGTACGAGAGAGTTATCCGCGAAGCGACGGGGTCTGTGGCTGGCTCGGATAAAACGCGCCGACCTCAACACTGAAAGGACCGGCATACGTGTTTGTGGCGCGCACTTCGTAAAAG GCAGACCATCAAAACTGTGGCAGGAGGCGGACCCGGACTGGGCCCCTACGCTTTTGCTCGGCTACAGCGCAAAACGTGGAGATCCCGGACGCCACGCTCGCGCGGCAAAACGGAGGAACCAGGCGCGTGCAGCCCAAGCACGGCATGCAGCCGAGGCAGCGGAGGCGACGAACCCGGACGACCTTACCGCTTCTCAGTTGCCCGCGCCGCGTACGGACGACGAAGTCGGCGTAGAAGACGGTGAAAAAG GGATTGTAGTCCAGACGGACATGACAATGGGCGACCTCGAAGCATTGGAGAAGGAGTGTGTGTCACTCAATGAGAGTCTCTACGCTGCAAGGAATGAAAACAAGCTTCTGGAACTGACAGAAGACGCCCTCAAATGTAGCGACAGAAAGGTTGCATATTACACTGGCATGGCAAATTTCACAATCCTTTATGCACTGTTTGGTGTCATCGAGAGATTTGTGTCACACAATGCGAAAAACAGTTTGCCAAAGTTCCAGGAATTCCTGCTCTTCATCATGAAGTTGAAGCTAAATTTGCAGATTACTGACCTCGCTTTCAGGTTTAATGTGTCAGATGCCACAGTGTCACGCATATTTGACAAATGGCTGCATGCTGCGTACTGCCGTCTAAAGTCTCAAATTGTGTGGCCACAACGCAGTGCTCTGCAACGCACAATGCCACAAGCATTTTACGATTCTTTTGGAGAAAATGTTGCAGTCATAATTGACTGTTTTGAGATAAAGATAGAGAGACCATCTTCGTTTCTGCCCAGAAGTGAAACATGGTCCCAGTACAAAGGTAGTAACACGGCAAAATATTTAATTGGCATTGCACCACACGGTATTGTCAACTTCATTTCTGAAGGCTGGGGAGGACGCACTAGCGACAGGCACATAACTGAGCACTGTGGTCTTTTAGACAACTTACTTCCAGGTGACGTAGTGCTTGCAGACCGAGGGTTCAATGTGTCTGAAAGTGTTGGGTTTTACTGCGCTAAACTTCATGTACCAGCGTACACTAAGGGGAAGAAGCAACTTTCCGCAGCAGACGTTCTGAGCACTAGGAAACTAGCAAATGTAAGGATACACGTTGAGAGGGTGATCGGGCTAATCAGAAATAAGTATGTTATCCTGAAGGCCACGCTGCCCATTGACTATGTTGTTGGCAGACCTGGAGACAATTTGACACCTCTTGACAAGATTGTTACGGTTTGTTGCGCCCTTTCCAATCTATGCCCTTCAATAGTTGCATCACTAAGAGAGTGTAACGGTGACTAG
- the LOC139052482 gene encoding uncharacterized protein, whose amino-acid sequence MLLKKAKNFLSEFSVGEGTIKSVEAATRQQSNSSDWFLYRAGRVTASVMKRVCHTNIESPSISLLKSVCYPEKNSVRVPAVMWGLDHEQDALRAYTDKEATKHHDFQCRGSGLHLSTAYPFIGASPDAIVSCSCCGKGVVELKCPFLLKGAEEITTQNSCLRDTGGTFKLKTDHAYYYQIQTQMTVCQVQFCDFVVWGPNVLHIERVRRDEQFCIKIFAQAKQFFERVILPELFSRYYTRQQSNLEDKLSDDVEYCFCRGPDTGKMVACDSASCQYKWFHFSCLGLKQKPRAKKWFCPQCKDKTD is encoded by the coding sequence ATGCTTCTGAAGAAGGCGAAAAACTTTCTGTCTGAATTTTCAGTCGGAGAGGGCACGATAAAGTCAGTTGAGGCTGCCACAAGACAGCAGAGCAACTCATCGGACTGGTTTCTTTATCGGGCTGGCAGAGTAACAGCTTCGGTAATGAAGAGGGTTTGTCACACAAATATCGAAAGCCCCAGCATATCACTGTTGAAGTCGGTATGCTACCCTGAAAAAAATTCCGTCAGAGTCCCTGCCGTCATGTGGGGTTTGGACCATGAACAAGATGCTTTGCGAGCTTACACAGATAAGGAAGCCACCAAACATCATGACTTCCAGTGCCGCGGGTCTGGTTTGCACCTCAGCACTGCTTACCCTTTTATCGGTGCGTCACCAGATGCCATCGTCTCGTGCAGCTGCTGTGGGAAAGGTGTCGTGGAGTTAAAGTGCCCTTTTTTGCTGAAAGGTGCCGAGGAGATCACCACTCAGAATTCATGCTTGCGTGATACTGGTGGAACATTTAAGCTCAAGACAGATCACGCTTACTATTATCAAATCCAGACCCAGATGACTGTGTGCCAGGTTCAATTCTGCGACTTTGTGGTGTGGGGACCAAATGTGTTACACATTGAAAGAGTAAGACGTGACGAACAGTTTTGCATCAAGATATTTGCTCAGGCAAAGCAGTTTTTCGAGAGGGTAATTTTACCCGAGCTATTTAGTCGCTACTACACGAGGCAGCAAAGCAATCTTGAAGACAAGCTGTCCGACGATGTCGAATACTGTTTCTGCCGTGGACCAGACACTGGAAAAATGGTTGCTTGTGACAGTGCATCATGCCAGTACAAGTGGTTCCACTTCTCCTGTCTTGGACTCAAGCAAAAGCCAAGAGCAAAGAAGTGGTTTTGTCCTCAATGTAAAGACAAGACGGAttag